TGGGCAGACTCGAGGAAGACATTGAGCAGGGATTTGTGTCATTATCTTCATGCTTTAGTGCAGACAGTACATACCAAGATCACTAATTATTAAAGAGCTTATGACGAACCTGGTTCTGTGTCCCTGACTGACTCTTGCATATATGGGTGGGAGTTTTTAACAAATAAGTTTGAGAATCTCATTTATAGTTTCAGTAGGGATCCTGATGTTGTTCCACTGGACCTGAATCATATCAGGAAATATGATTCAGTTATTAAAAGTCAGGGGATGGGAAAGGGTAATACTAGGGACTGCTTCTGAGCATCTGCAATATGATTATAATAAGAAGATTATAGTAAGAAGATTTCCTTTAAGAGCGGGATTAGTATTGGATCCAGAAGAGAACTACATGAAAGGCCAGCAGAGAGCTGATGTGTGACTGGTCCGTGCGCATGTCACTCTGGTTGCAGAAAAGGTATTGTCAGAGGTTGCGGAGGACAGTGTCAGCACCTGGGAGGAGGCCAAAGTGGAGGACGAGTTGTCACCAGAGGAAATTCAGATGGTGGGTATACTCAAACTCCCCGTATCTTATACATCACCTGCGTGTGGGTGGTGTGAGGTTCCCCCAtaaccccatccccaacctaaCGCGCTCATTCTCAGTGTAGATGTAGCCTCACCTGTCTTCAGCATTCCCAAATGAGCCTAAATTCTGTGAAAAGCATAGCTTGTAAGCATTATAGCGAATGCTCCAGTAGCTTAAGACGTAGAGCATTGTGCTAACAACGCAAAGGTTGTGGAGTACATAGAAACCGTAACCCTTCCCGGTACTGCAAGTCACTTTAGACAAAAGCTTCAgctaaatgaataaattaatttgATTAAATGAAATTCCCTTTTGATGTGAGTAAGACTTGATATACCCAGTGTTTCACCTCCCTGCCCCTCTATGTGCCCATGTGACACTGTTCTGGTCTGACTGATCTGCTATTCCCCACATCTGTCCTGCAGTTTGAACAGGAGAACCAGAGACTAGTTAGCGAGATGAGCAACCTGGTGGATGAAGTAAGGTAGGTTATGGACTAAAGGTCCCCTCCGTATGACATTGAACTGTCTCTGTTGTTTAAAATGTCTGTGTTTGAGCTCTCCTGTGCCGCGAGATAGTAGCTCCGCTTCCTGCGAATCATGTGACTCCCTTCATCAACGCTTGCTTCATCGGCCTTATTTATAGCCCCCTGTTGCTAGGATACCTGTTTACAAGTGGCTAGTAAATGGATAGCGCTGTTAAGCAGGGCGTGAGGAGAGGATGGAGGGGTTGTTGAGATTTCTGAGCCTGAAATATGGCAGTGAAGAATTCAGTTACCTCTTTACAAAAGGAAAATATTGAATGTGGAAGTTTACTAGACTCTGGTTACACAAGATCAAGGGACGTGGTTGGACGCACACTTAAAGGCAACCACTTTATTAAACGGTGACTAGCCCTGGCCGGCGATGGGTGTGGTGCCCCAGCCAGGGTTATTATCTGTCTTCCGCCCATAATTTCCCTGATAGACTCCAGTCCCCTACTactctgcataggacaagtaGGTATAgagaatggatggacggacggtcggacagacagacggacagacgaACTAGCCTTGGCTCTAGCAGTGTATCTTGGGAGCCATTTAACATGTCTCCCGACCCCCACCCAATGCAGAAAGATCGAGGGCAAAGTGGTGGAGATCTCTCGGCTCCAGGAGATTTTTGCTGAAAAGGTCCTGCAGCAGGTAAGCTCCTCCCACCCGCTGAGTCTCTCCAATCAGTGGTAGGCTCTGGTTCATGGCCAGCGCTAAAATTAGAAATGCATCTTTAGAGCAAAACCTGCAGAGAGGGTGTAATTAAACACCGCTGTGGACATCTCAGAGATTTGACTGTTTTATTCATAAAGCCATAGCGATTAGGCCATGTGTGCGAATGTGGGTGTTCCCCCTCACAGAGgattagagccccccccccccccccccaaatctgaCTCCACACTGTATCTTTTGCCTCCTCCAGGAAACGGAGATAGATAACATCCACCAGCTTGTTGTAGGAGCCACAGAAAATGTCAAAGAAGGGAATGAGGACATTAGAGAGGTAATTCCCAACCACTTCAATGTCCTATTACTGTGTGTTGCGCTCATGTGTTGTCTTCCTCGATTTATGTGGGGTTTTCACCATGTACAGAAGCATGAGCTGTTGCATGTCTTCCACATCAGGCCATCAAGAACAATGCCGGGTTCCGTGTGTGGATCCTCTTCTTCCTCGTCATGTGCTCCTTCTCACTGCTCTTCCTGGACTGGTATGACAGCTAGCCTATCATGAGCAGCACCACAGCACATGGATGCCCTGGCAGTCTGGTGCCACGACAGTAGGCCATTGGTTGAAGCTCCACTCTGTTTACCATACCCACCCATAAAGGAAGTCTAGTCCTTGACatcttggcttttcctgtcctgGCCTCTCCttgtcctcctcctcttcattacAGGAAAAGCATAACCTATCAGGGAGTCTGTATTATGTTATTTCGTCTCTGATTCCATGCTCTGCTTCACACTAAGATGAGATTGTCGGTCCGTGGGGATGACTGACTCTACATAAAGGGTGCCTTGATGGTGTCATGTTAACTGTAACGTCCTTTTTACCTGAGCTGCATGGGGAGCCTCT
The sequence above is a segment of the Brienomyrus brachyistius isolate T26 chromosome 12, BBRACH_0.4, whole genome shotgun sequence genome. Coding sequences within it:
- the stx18 gene encoding syntaxin-18 isoform X2; amino-acid sequence: MTDTERDQIDQDAQIFMRTCSDAIKQLRAEAEKNVISTQVKEHRGAILNLIEEYLKGICKLYSEQRAIRVKRVVDRKRLSRLEPEQHSRSSMQQSPVTEKTEEEKEPMEETSEKVLSEVAEDSVSTWEEAKVEDELSPEEIQMFEQENQRLVSEMSNLVDEVRKIEGKVVEISRLQEIFAEKVLQQETEIDNIHQLVVGATENVKEGNEDIREAIKNNAGFRVWILFFLVMCSFSLLFLDWYDS